The nucleotide sequence AACCACCATTGCAAGAAGTGCAAGCGAACGTGGTGAATGATCTGAAGCTGCAGAACTCTGATTGAGTCGAAGAAGTTACTTAAGTTTCGTACTGTTAAAAATGGTCAATTACTATCATTAACCTAGTTTCTACTTATTAGCCCGTGCCGTACTTAGCATTAATTAGCTCGTATATTACCACTCTGATGTCATTTGTCAATCAATATCAGTAGTATTACTCCAATATAAATATCAGCTCGTTGCAATGTCTATTATGTCAAGAAATGAAGAAGCTGACGGGTTTCTTGGGCAAGCAAAGCACACCGTGCATATGACCAAAAGGAAATTCCATGGGGAAACACAAGTACGGTCTTGTCTATCTTCTAGTTTTATGTATCTTTCGGTCAACACAAGTACGGTCTTGCCTGGTAAGTTAGCACCTGGTAACCTGCAATCAGTTTGTAGCTTCTTGCATATGACATGGACACCAAACATATGTTTACAGTTTAAGTTGTGATGTGGTCCTACGATGTGAATGGTTCAAAGGTAATCAAATCGAGGATTAATCAATACTATAATATATGAGGAGAAAGCATGGTAGAGGATTCTCTACCTTGTGAAAAATGTATTGAAAGGTTGTGGACAAACATAACTACATAAGCAGAAAGCTCAAAGCTGACTGGATGAAGCTGAGAACACAGATTTAATTAGAACACATATTTGCGTTCCATTTGATAAGGGGAAGCTTGTAGAAGAATCCCTGAGTGATTAGAATCCTATTCTATGTTATGCTAAAATTAAATATGGTGCTACTTGGGGAAAAcacttttaaacttttaatcaCTTATGTCAACATCCACACATTTGTTGCATGTTTcaactaaatagttatgaaaaaattaacaagataaattaatatgtgatatgtcacttcatcaatatagaaatttaaattcgacttatacaagttataacaaaaataacaaactaAACTCTATCATTATACAATATATTAAACTCTATCATTATACAATATAttcacagttaaatttgttatttttattacaaatttatAGAAGTTAATTTTGACTtgtatatttgtggagtgatatatttcatattaaattatcttctcatttttttaacaaattcatAGTATTGAGTTGACATGTATGGGTAGACATCTATGCCAGTAATTAGAATTCATCTCCGCCTACTTGAACGGTTGGACTGAGCTCACATGCTCACAGCCAATGTTTTAAATAGCGGGCTAAATGGAGCTATAGCGATTAAATTGTACATGAGAGCAAATAGCTAGAACccttctcaaacagctatagcggAGCGGGAGAATTAAAACCATGCTCACAGCTGACTGTTCTTCTGACTAGGAAAAATTAAAGTAACCGACCGATCGTGCCATAACGTGGAAATTTCGTTGATAGCTCGCTAGCTGCAAAAAGCAATAGGAGTAACTTGTACTAGTTCGACAAGATAactaaaaagaacaaaaaagaaaaataagactAGCAAACATGCGAATCCATTTCCACCTAGAAAACAACTTGTAGATGCCTTCATTTTTCTAGGAAATTAACTCTTCTTCCGATCTCCTTTCCTTTATAAGCATGATCATGCCATGATCAGATACACACTCTGGCTTGGCTTGTAGCTGCAACTCGATTAGTAGTTCTTCCATCTTAGAACAATTGATAAGGAATGGAGAATAAACGCGTTGACGTTGACGCCATGAACATTGACGACGCGTTGGCGGAGGAATTGCAATTGCAGGAAGCCATCCTCTTCTCTGCCTTCCAAGAAATGATCATCCAggacaccgacgacgacgactccatCGGCAATCTGATTCTGATCGGCCAAGATCAGGGGCAAGAATCCAAGAAACCCTTTTCCGTTGCCGATCATGGCGAGtcctcttcgccgtcgccgttgacgatgacgacgactaccggcggcggcggcgccggcgagttcTACTGTTCCATCTGCATGGAGACGGTGCCCGGCGCTCTCAAGTTCAGCGTCAGCCCATGCCTCCACGCCTTCTGCGTGTGCTGCATCGGCCAGTACGTCGCGGCCAAGATCGGCGAGAACACCGCCGACGTCAGGTGCCCTGAccccggctgcggcggcggcgtcgagccgGAGAGCTGCCGCGGCGTCGTCCCCTCGGAGGTGctcgacaggtggggcctcctGCTGTGCGAGGCGGCGATCGTCGCGAGGAGGCTGCACTGCCCGTTCCGGGACTGCTCAGAGCcgctcctcgccgacgccgacggcgagggcggcggcgtggcggaggCCGAGTGCCCGAGCTGCCACCGGCTGTTCTGCGCGCGGTGTATGGTGCCGTGGCACGACGGCGTCGGGTGCGAGGAGTTCCAGGAGCTCGGGGAGGACGAGCGCGGCCGGGAGGACGTGATGGTGCGGCGGCTCGCCGGCAGGGAGCGGTGGCAGCGGTGCCCCCAGTGCAGGATGTACGTGGAGAAATCCGAGGGATGCATGTTCATGAAGTGCAGGTATGAGAAAAATGCGTCATAATCTTTGCTTCCTTTATTTGTGAAGTGCTTTCCGTTCCATTTCTCGATATTTCTCTATGGAAAATTTCGGTTTCTAGTcatgattttgatattttgatcTTGTGAAGGTCTTAGTTCTAGTGGTTTGATTTGTGTTTGTAGATGTGGATATTGCTTCTGCTACGCTTGCGCATCCCCAATGTCAAAGGAGCTCCATTACTGCAAGAGATGCAAGCGCTGATATCGTtggctaggttttttttttcgttcaaTTTGATGAACGCATATATGAGTGATATATGGAACCATGCTTTCACCATTACgttttctatctttttttcccCAGTTTCCGTCACATACCCTTTTATTTCCTCCTCCTTtgcttttcttctcctccccaTCGGCAAGCTTCAGGAGGCCGGTTCCGACGTGCATAGGGGTGGGGTGGCGTgggggggttgggggggggggtcgaTGACGATGACTACTCTTCCTCCTTTtccccctccgccaccgccgttgtTCCTTCACGCATTGACGTGCTGCCGTCTGCAGGGCCGCAGGGGAGGGACCACCGGACATGAGCGCCAACGTCGACTTGGATGCCAAGAGGTTGGTACCGCTGAAGGCTTGGGGAAGATGCCGAGGTTGTTGGAGCTCGAGCTCAAGCTACCCGCGGAGTAAGATGgtgtggcagtggcggcggctcaGATCCTCATCGGCGAGCTTCTCAGAGTCACTGGGGAGGCAGAGGTGGGCTTGGAGTttgtggtggggggggggggggcattgGAGGAGTTGGCATGGCCGGTGCCGGTAAAGTCCGCCCAAGCATTTCACGTGGATCTGGCCACCGGTGATCTAGGATTTGTGGAATGGTTGTTAGAGTGCGCAACCTGACCCACCAACCGTGGGCCACCCAGGTCATATTGGGTCTGCTCCACCACAATCCCAACTGGAGCCACAACTTTAGATTTTGGGtctacacaacccaaaagactagtctgatggATGAGGACCTcccccaccttttaagtcgtgttccccatcatcaattaccgatgtgggactaaacccaacaatctcccccgtcacacaTCGGGCCCAACAATCTCTCCCGTCACACATTGGCAATGGTGGTCTAGTTTGGTCCAGATTGGTTGGGCTCAGGTGGTgggccagaaaaaaaaagaaaaagtgatttggtttttttttctggttgggCCAACAGCACATAACCATAAGGATCAATCTTTGAAGTGAGTGTGGGTTCATTAGTTGATGTCTGAGATCGGATCACAAGACGAGTTTGTGAAGACGAATACAGACTATATCGAGAAGGGCGAGTATTCTGGTGGCGACAGACCAGTTAGGTCGCGGGTTGGAAAGATGGCGCCGACAGGTATGAAATTTGATTTGGTGAAGTTTGACGGCTCCGGAAATTTTGGCTTGTGGCAAACCAAGGTCAAAGATTTGTTAGCTCAACAAGGAGTTTCAAAGGCTTTGAAGGGTGAAAAACCGGCCAAGATGGAGGATGACGATTGGAAGGAGATGCAGTTGCAGGCGGCTGCGACAATAAGGCTATGTCTTTCAGATCAGGTCATGTACCATGCGATGGAGGAGACCTCACCAAAGATAATTTGGGAAATGTTGGAAGCTCAATTTATGTCCAAGACTCTGACCAGTAAACTGTATCTGAAGTAGAAGTTGTATGGGCTAAAGATGCAGGAAGGGGCAGATCTGACAGCACATGTGAACGTTTTCAATCAACTAGTCACAGATTTTATGAAGATGGATGTGGAAGTTGACGATGAAGACAAGGCCATAGTTCTTTTGTGTTCGTTACCTGAATCGTATGAGCATGTGGTGACTACTTTGACGTACGGCAAGAAGACCATCAAAACTAAAGATATCACTTCTGCGTTGCTGGCTCGTGATCAGATGAGAAAGAACAAAGAGGGTGAAACATCTCAAGCGGAGGGTTTGCTAGTAAAAGAAGATCATGTTGGGCATAAGGTaaagaagaacaaaaagaagaagatggtGTAGTGCTTCAGATGTGATGAGTGGGGGCATATAAGCAGGGAGTATCCAACGCTGAAGGGAAAAGCAAAGGCTAATACAGTGACTTCTTCAAATGACTTGGAAAGCGATGGTTGTGATCTTCTCACGATGTCAAGTGCATAGTCTAAGGATGCAGAAGCGTGGATATTGGATTCAGCTAGCTCGTTTCATGTGACGCCAAGGAAGGAGTGGTTCTCTTCATACAAGTCTGGTGAGTTTGGTTTTGTCTAGTTAGGCGATGACACAAGTTATCCGGCCGTGGGAGTACGTGAAGTCAATATCAAGCTAGAAGATGGAGGTGAACATGTTCTTCAGGGAGTCAGGCATGTACCAGGGCTAAAGAGGAATCTGATTTCGCTTGAAACCTTGCATGAAGAAGGGTTAATATTCCGCGGTAATCGGAATAGGAAGAccatggagatcatgaaggaCAAGACGACTGTGATGACGGGAGAGAAGGTGGAGTCGCATCTTTACAAGCTACGAGGGTGCactgttgcaggtggagtcCAAGAGGGAGCGGTTGCTAGGATAGCAATTGTTTTCGGTGGCGGCGGGTCTGGCGCATACTCGTCGGGCGGCTTGCGGTGAAGCTGCAAAGATGACAACCCAAGTCTGGAGGACAGGTGGATCGGCATGGTGATTCTACTACTTCTAGGTGGCGTATATTCGTCAAGGTAGAGTttgttagaataggtgtcgaatatGCTAGTCCTATTTAATTAcagttggacttggagttgtaatagatGTTAGGGGGTTGAGTTAGAGTCGGACTCTGTGACCCGGCGTTTTCTCCTTCATAGTGCCTCCTCAATCCGCTGCACCTCCTGCTCAAACCAGCCAACAGGCCTTCTGCATGACTCCTTTCTGTCACATGTGCATGCATCTCACGCCCACCATTCATCATCATGCAATTAGTTAATTCTATAGGCAAACCTGAAATTAATCGAACTGCATATATGCCCGTGCGTGTGCATGGCTTGTATGACTTGCTCACTTCCGTGCATACTGTACGCGTGTAGCACGTCCATACATGTTGTCCGTGCCCTCGCACGCACCACAGTCACAGCCCTCGTGTTCACCGTCCACAGCCCCGTCGTCATCGGCCCTGCACgtccgccgcgccacgccacgcTCGTCGACTTCGCCCTTCCGTCACTAGCCTCCTTGTCACCGCGGATCCGCGATCGCTGCGTGCGTCTGGCACGCCATCCATGGTGTTACCCCTTCGATCTCTCCGGTCGCCTTCGGCCACGCCCGCGGTCACGTTCCGCCATCGCCGATCTGATCGCGAGCGAGATCGTCGCCATTGATCTCCTGTCGATGTGCGATCCCCACCTCATGTTTCGTCCTCCACATGTCTTCTTGATCCAATACTGAAACCTGCGATCCCCACCTCATGTTTCGTCCTCCACATGTCTTCTTGATCCAATACTGAAACCttcagctctgataccacttgttagagtgcgcagcccggcccaccaaccgtgggccacccaggtcatattgggcctgctccaccacagTCCCAACCGGAGCCACTGGTGGGTGAGGACCgcccccaccttttaagtcgtgctcccccatcatcaattaccgatgtgggactaaacccaacaatctcccccgtcacacaTCGGGCCCAACAATGGTAGACAATGGGGGGCatgcgccggcgccgctgcttttcgccgtccgttccggctcCGGCGAGAGGCTAGGGTTTTCGCCAACGGCCGGGAGGGATGGGCTTTTGTCCCTCCGACATCGACGCCCGGCTATCTGATCGAAAACCTAATATCGGACGGCTGGTATTGGATGGAACGAAACCGGCCCAAGTGGAGGCGCGTGCAGGGCGGCTTCCCCAGCCTAGGCCCAGATTGTGGCCCGGGGAGGGGGGAGCGCCTGCACGTGCGCATAAGAGGACGCGGGCCGACCGGCCAGGCCGGGGAAAAGTCTGTTCTAGGTCCTCGGCCGAAGAAAAGAACCAGCCAGGCCGGGAAAAAGTCTGTTCTAGGTCCCTCAGCCGAAGAAAAGAAGTTTAATTTATATCTTAATCTTAACCAATTAAAAGATTTGTAACTTTTCGTTCGTCACAAGACGGACGAAGGccataattaaaaataataaacatTGAAATAATAATAGTGTAGAGTCATGGTCACCGCTGTCTTGGAAGGTAAGCGGACGGTCAGACGCGGCTGCTACCTACCGTGCTACGGTCGTTGATTAGTCTGAGGTTGCTCGCTGATTCGCTGGTCAACCGTGCTGCTGAGCCACCCGGTAGATCTACCCATATCTTTAGAGTCCATGTTGACTCGCACCGTGTAAAGGTGGAAATCAAACCGgcttttgtctttttttttctctccttttcttcgGAACTATATTTCTCTCTATTATTTGAGACTTTTTCTAGCGAGCAAAAGTACTAAAGTAGTGTGAAAATaattttggttaaaaacaaatatttttagttttaatacaCTATAGTGAAGCACGTGTATTTTGCTAGTTCCGCTCTCTTTTTGATTGAGTCATAGAGAGCTTGATATAGAACGAGCATAAATAAATGATCATATTCTTCTTTCTTTTGATGCAGAATGATCGTATTccaatactacctccatattttaatgtatgacgcccttgactttttgtccaacgtttgaccattcgtcttattcaaaaaatttatataattatcatttattttattatgacttgatccatcattaaatgttctttaagtatgacataaatattttcatacgtgtacaaaaattttgaataaaacaaatggtcaaacgttggttgaaaagtcaacggcgtcatacatatatattatatactaaaagtccattaatcttTCTATAAACACTCCCAAGCTGCCACAtggcactcctacaaacgctcctaggtcGCCATGTGGCATagtctaatctcaccgtcgattttcatttaaattggtggacccgttattttatacCGTTAAATTAGATTTATACATGACGTCGATTTTCGTTTAAATTAGTGGACCCGCTATTTTATACCAAcatattagatctatatatatatattaccttTCTCCGTACTGTTTGCCGAAGGAATagaacgtacgtacgtacatacgacaaccaaaataaaacatatatgaTTAGTACTATCAAAAAGCAAATATCTACAATATAAAGTTGAAATATATTGGCCCACAAATATACACATGCAGTTGAACTAATTTTAATGTTGATTTTCACTTATGGATTCATTATTTTATCTATATGTGTTATTGATTTTCAAATTAGTGGACCTGTTATTTTATACTAttaaatatgtaacagatttttgttaacgaccaaatttagtAATATCAGTATCAGAGATGAAGATTAGATTGAAGCGGGATCGATGTAACATCATGAAAATTcccaacaataaaaatcactaaaatttcgaactttttaaaacttttgcatcatgctggttgttatgattgctattgcttgccaaaccgtaaataatcacaaagaaagtaaagaaaatatctacatttaagcaatagatataatttacgagaatatgttatttattattaaccCTACAAATATTAGTGCACAAGAAAGCGAGCCAAATCAAGTATAagtcaaatattaatttctattaaatcacagatcaaatattaaatatttgcaCCATGCTGATGGCTTGATGCCATGATTAGCTAAAAGAAATAGTAAAATCAAATCTAATTCATTTGAATCCAAtctcacatgaaatataagaacacatgaaatgatgatcaccaCTATAATGATCGTGTTTATAAATAAGTAATTCACCAGAATATATAGATTGATACTTAGAACATTTCACCGAGTTCCTCATAAcatgaaaatcactcatataaaataatggtcatataaataaattaagctttatatataagtaagaatatgtgagtgtttaattaaacaattagattaatattGTACTGAGTctcaatttatatttatagaatgAATAGACCCACGTAAAATGCATTGTtatacaaataagttcattcaaTGTGCTATTGTAATAATAAAGGCCACATTaggatattttaattaattttagaaccctcaaagcctccaaaattttctaggttaattttataattagacctcatttaaataatgcaatagaaaaaaatatataaaaaaatataaaatatgggtaatattaaaatttggtaaaattTCATCTAAATTAAAACATATATTGGGTAAACTCCATTTGTGTGATTTATGGGACAAGTTTTAATAGGAAATAGGCCCCAAAAttggataaataggaaaaagtcACTGTTCATTATGGCCTAGGTGCTCGATGTGGTTCCATAGCCCTGCCCCTCTTCTGCCGCGCGCCCCTAGccaccccgagccccgcgccgacgtcgccgtcgccgtcctgtCGCCGCTGCTGCATCGTGCACCGTCGCCATCAccaccgcgcgtgccgccgcgcccccgAGCCCCGTGCTGCCGCGTGCTGTCCCATTGCCGTCACGTCGCCGCCCACATCGTCGTCGCCATCATTGCGTCGCGTCGCCTCaagcccctcccctccgcgcgcgctgtcgccgtcgcccccgcgtcgcgccccgtgccatgccgcctcgcgccccgcgcccctgccgcgccgcgcgcatCGCTGCCGCCCGTCACCGTCAccctcgccgcgtcgcgccgcgccgttgccatcgcccgtcgcgtcgccgctccgAGCCCCGCGCCCCCACACCGAgtcgcgcgcgtgcgccgcgcgaACATCACGTCGCCGCGGCTGTCGTGCCGCCAACGCCATCGCGCCGCGCTAGCGTCCCGTCGCCATCTCGACCTCGCCTTAGCCCCGCCGTGCCTAAGCCCTAGCCCAGCTGGCGAGCTTATCCTCTCCGCCTCACCTATAAAAGGCCCCCAAGAGCCC is from Oryza sativa Japonica Group chromosome 9, ASM3414082v1 and encodes:
- the LOC4347077 gene encoding uncharacterized protein, encoding MENKRVDVDAMNIDDALAEELQLQEAILFSAFQEMIIQDTDDDDSIGNLILIGQDQGQESKKPFSVADHGESSSPSPLTMTTTTGGGGAGEFYCSICMETVPGALKFSVSPCLHAFCVCCIGQYVAAKIGENTADVRCPDPGCGGGVEPESCRGVVPSEVLDRWGLLLCEAAIVARRLHCPFRDCSEPLLADADGEGGGVAEAECPSCHRLFCARCMVPWHDGVGCEEFQELGEDERGREDVMVRRLAGRERWQRCPQCRMYVEKSEGCMFMKCRAAGEGPPDMSANVDLDAKRLVPLKAWGRCRGCWSSSSSYPRNEFVKTNTDYIEKGEYSGGDRPVRSRVGKMAPTGMKFDLVKFDGSGNFGLWQTKVKDLLAQQGVSKALKGEKPAKMEDDDWKEMQLQAAATIRLCLSDQEGADLTAHVNVFNQLVTDFMKMDVEVDDEDKAIVLLCSLPESYEHVVTTLTYGKKTIKTKDITSALLARDQMRKNKEGETSQAEGLLVKEDHVGHKLGDDTSYPAVGVREVNIKLEDGGEHVLQGVRHVPGLKRNLISLETLHEEGLIFRGNRNRKTMEIMKDKTTVMTGEKVESHLYKLRGCTVAGGVQEGAVARIAIVFGGGGSGAYSSGGLR